From the Solanum pennellii chromosome 4, SPENNV200 genome, one window contains:
- the LOC107017440 gene encoding salt stress-induced hydrophobic peptide ESI3, whose protein sequence is MGSETFLEVILAILLPPVGVFLRYGCGVEFWICVLLTILGYIPGIIYALYVLVG, encoded by the exons ATGGGTTCTGAAACATTTCTTGAAGTCATCCTTGCTATCTTACTTCCTCCTGTTGGTGTTTTCCTACGTTATGGCTGTGGT GTGGAGTTTTGGATTTGTGTGTTGCTGACAATACTGGGATACATACCGGGCATTATTTATGCACTCTATGTCTTGGTTGGATAG